Genomic window (Candidatus Methylomirabilota bacterium):
GCCGCCGAGGCCGGTGATCAGGGACTGGCGCGACCTCTATGGTGCCGAGCTCGACTACCAAGACCTCGAGCCCCACTTCGCGGCCATCCACAAGCTCCTGCGAATCGCGCCCGTCCCGGAGTCGCAGATCGCGGGGAGCAATCTCGCGTTGCGCCGGGGCGTGCAGGCCCTGGGCCTGCCGCATCACGGCCCGGCACAGCGCAACGCGCACCAGTGCATCGGCTGCGGATTCTGCGATCTGGGATGCCGCTACAACCGCAAGCTCACGCCGCTCAACGTGGTGCTCCCGCTCGCGGCGCGACACGGAGCCCAGGTGCTGGCGAATTGCCGGGTGGACCAGCTGTCGCTGGAGGCGCTGCCCGGCGACGGACGGGCCGGGCGCACGCATCGGGTCACCGGCGTGGTGGCGCACCTGACGGATGCGCGCGGCCGGGACCGGCAACGCGTCGAGATCCGGGCGCGACGCGTCGTCCTGGCCGCCGGTCCCTTCGCCTCGCCGCGCATTCTCATGCAGAGTGGAGTGCCGGGTCTCCGATTGGCCAAGGGATCGGAGCGCGCGGTGGGAGAGCGCTTCTCGACGCACGCGACCACGACCTTCTTCGCCGACTTCGACCAGGCCCTGTATCCGTCCGCCGCGACCCCGCCCATGGGCTACTTCGTCAAGAAATACGAAGTCGCGGATCAGACGAGGGCCGATCCCGCCCGCGACCACGTCCGCTATGCCCTGGAAGGGCTGCTGAGCCATCCGCTGGCCATGGCCCAGCTGGTCCCGTACGAGTCGGCGGAGAGTCACCTCGCGTTCATGAAACGGCTCAATCAGACCATGACCCTCGCGGTGATGTTCCGCGATCGGCCGGTCGGCCGCGTGACCGCCAAGGGCTTCGAGTACGCGCTGGCCGAGGAGGACCAGCCCGCGTGGCTCGACTCGCTGCGGACGGGCGCCCGCATCATGTTCGCGGCGGGCGCCCGCCGCGTCTTCTTCAACAGCCATCGCCCGCTGATCCTGAACGGTCCCGCCGACGTCGACGCGACCTTGACCGCCGACCTCGTGCGTCAGGAGCGCATCCAGATCACGAGCGGCCACCCCATGGGCGGTTGCGCGCTCGGGGGCAGTCCGAAGCGCGACGTGGTGGACTCTCGCGGCCGCTCCTGGGACGTGGACGGATTGTACGTGGCCGACTCCTCCATCCTCCCGACGTCACTGGGCGTCAATCCGTGCTACACCGTGTATGCGCTCGGCCGCTACATCGCGCAAGGCATCGTCGAGGACATGAAGCCATAGACCGAAGGAGACCTTCGCCATGACGCGCGTGACCCGAACCATCGTCGGCGCCGCGCGGTCGCTCGTCCTGCGATCGGCAGCGCCTGGGCCACCGGGCAGATGCTGACGGACGCCAAGGCCGCGGGGATGCCGGCGAAGAGCTGTCACCGCGAGGCGATGCCCAAGAACGCGAAGGCGCTGAACGACCGCGGCAAGTTCCTCAGACCGACCTGCAGGCGCGCGGGCTGACGGCCCCCGACATGAAGAAACTCGGTGACTGCCCCGGAGGCAAGGAGCAGAAGTGACCGGGGCGACGGCTGCCGATCCTCACCCGAGGACGACCCGCACGCGGTGCGTGGCGCCGTCGCTGGTGAGCGGGACGCGGCCGTCCGCGACATCGCGGGAGATGCCGTCGAACTCGATGGACGCGATGCCGCGGGTCACCCCGCTCGGGTTCTCGACCGCGATCTCGTAGCGCGACGCGTGGTACCGGAACGTGATGTCGAAGCGGCGCCACCCGCGCGGGATGCAGGGATCGAGATAGAGCACCGCGCCGCGTAGCCGGAAGCCGAGCAGCCACTCGAGCCCGGCCCGGTACATCCAGCCCGCCGAGCCGGTGTACCAGGTCCACCCCCCGCGGCCGACGT
Coding sequences:
- a CDS encoding GMC family oxidoreductase → MNGQRSFDRGIARAMTRRQFLARLARASAAATLVSSTLGCGRVRGAIARLGSTEEPIFNSVQEEVVEKIIDGFNPPDTEIRQRLAREDPDYDPVAVYAQYAWASGDEFLASMRFLVDFVNVLPTFTRTFSTRYGLPARLELRRFHPVDANRYFLFLRDSNIRALRNIFSGARFIGTAPIYVNEKVTWKAMNYPGPWVRETDGATADLGRTTSFDMAEETEDNVAALRRRIVRHDALGGGLEAARIVDGDGRLVLETDVVVVGSGAGGSFVAAELAAKTKQRILVLEKGEFIEPAEFLQRERLMMPRMFDTEFSVVEVFGRSIPTVSAAVVTGKLVGGSATINHALAFEPPRPVIRDWRDLYGAELDYQDLEPHFAAIHKLLRIAPVPESQIAGSNLALRRGVQALGLPHHGPAQRNAHQCIGCGFCDLGCRYNRKLTPLNVVLPLAARHGAQVLANCRVDQLSLEALPGDGRAGRTHRVTGVVAHLTDARGRDRQRVEIRARRVVLAAGPFASPRILMQSGVPGLRLAKGSERAVGERFSTHATTTFFADFDQALYPSAATPPMGYFVKKYEVADQTRADPARDHVRYALEGLLSHPLAMAQLVPYESAESHLAFMKRLNQTMTLAVMFRDRPVGRVTAKGFEYALAEEDQPAWLDSLRTGARIMFAAGARRVFFNSHRPLILNGPADVDATLTADLVRQERIQITSGHPMGGCALGGSPKRDVVDSRGRSWDVDGLYVADSSILPTSLGVNPCYTVYALGRYIAQGIVEDMKP